Within Bremerella sp. JC817, the genomic segment CGTGTTTGCCGGTGAATCGATGTTCCACACGGTTCGCGACGCCTCGAAAGTCGCACTGACCGCGCTGCTGTCGCATTTGAACCAGCGCGGCTACAAGCTTTTCGACATCCAACAATGGACCGAACACACCGGCAGCATGGGGGCCATCGAGATCGATCGGAGCGATTACCTGCGACTGCTTGGCTCGGTTGTCGACTTGCCGGTGACGTTTGGCGAAGAACTTTCCGAAATCAAATATTTCGGCGACTAAGCCTTGGCGATCAGTTTCTTGCGAAGCAGATCGAGGCCCTGCTTCGCCATGCGGGGGCCCCAGATCTCAGGATGCCCCGCCAGACCGCTGGCTTTTGACTCGACACCTTCGGCACTTGCCAGGGCGACAAAGTAGTCGTCCGACGAATCCGCCTCGCAGAACGTCCCTAGGGCCAACCCGTAATCGGCCCCGGTTTGCTGACGGATTGCTGCGGCAGCCTTCTCGACTGCTTCCTGCGTGGTGAGCTCGCTGGGAGGCTTAATCTGCCCACCGATGAACACCTGTCGCTGGTCGTCGACTGCCCCCAGCCAGAAAGCGAGCAGCCCCGAGGTCGACGACTCGACCGTGGCGACCTTCTTTCCTTGAGCGAGCAAGTCACGCACGATCACGTCGTGCAGTTCCTCGTCCCCTTCTCCGAAGACCAGATCCCCGACCGCCGCATGAATTTGCTTGACCGTATCAGCAATGGCCGCCTCGCATTGGCTCGCCTCGGTCCCGGTGGCGGTGATTCGGAGCGAGATGGTGGCCTGGTGCACCGTAATCCCGACACGGGGTTCGCGTCCACGTTTGATCAAGTCAGGCAGCAGTGACTCCATGTGGCTCTCGCCAACCCCGAAGCATTTGACGACATGATGACGGATCACCTTCTTCGCGGTCCCCTGCCCTGCCAACGAAGGTGCGACGGTAGCGGTCCACATCTCCTTCATTTCTGCTGGCACACCCGGTAATGCGATAAATCGGGAGTGATGCATACCCACGCTGTAATCGAGATCGATCCCAGGGGCCGTTCCGTTGGGATTGAAGATTACGCGGCTTCCTTCCGGAAACATGGCCTGGATTTGATTCTTCGGTGGCATTTCACGCCCCCGCATCGAGAACCGACGCTGGATATGCTCGAGACTGTCGGCATCCAGCTTCAAATGGGTACTGGTCGCGTTCGCCAACGCTTGCCGTGTAAGATCGTCGTCGGTTGGGCCAAGGCCTCCGGTCGCTATCACCAGGTTAGCTCGCGAGAGGGCCGTTTTGAAAACTTGGATATTGGCTTCCAGATCGTCGCCGACCGTGGTGTGAAACAGCACCTCGATCCCCAGAGCCTCTAATTGCTGACTAAGCCACTGAGTGTTGGTGTCCAGTCGCTGTCCGCTCGTTAGTTCGTCACCGATGGCCAAGATCTCTGCGATCATTCTGGGTTTGATCCTTCCTGAGTGCGTTTGCGGCGAAGCGAGTGCTTCTTCTCTCTACGATACCCCAACATTGCCACTTCGACACGACCCCGAAACTTTGCCAATTCGATAGAGGAGTATCAAGCGTCATAGGTCGAAGTGGGGAACCGCGAATTCCCTTGAGATAACAACGAGTTACGCTTTCAGGTGCATTCATTTAGCCGATGAGCCGGAAGGGGACACCTTCCCCAACTTTGCGGTATGTTCCAATGCCGGTGTTCCTACCTCGCTCGGGCGCAACCTGATCATGCCATCAAACTCCTCCGCGACTGCCAATGCACCGACCGTTACTCAAACGTTTTATACCGCTGCGCGCGAAGCTCGTGACGTGGTCCAGCGACTTCTAAAACGGAAGCGAGAAGGTCTCGACTGGATTGATGACCTACGGGAATTGCAACAAGAGTTCATCCAGAGCTCGCCTCAAGCCTCGCAGCGAGAATGTGGAGCCGGCTGTGCCAGTTGCTGCCTCTCGGCCCAGGTCGACGTCACCGGGGTCGAAGCTATCGCTGCAAGCGAGTTCCTGCGGATGTGTGTCAGCCCAGAAGATCTGGCGAAGATCGAAACGCGTCTCAAACGGAGCACCGAAATCCGACGAGCTCAGATCAAAGGGCAACTTCCACAGCGACCGGTGGCGTGCGGCATGCTGAATTCCAAGGGACATTGCCAGATTTATGCGGCCCGACCTGTGATCTGCTCTGGCGTCTTCTCCACCGATCGTCAGGCCTGCGACGACGCCATCCATGCTGCGGAAACGGGCGATCTGTCCGGATCGGCTCCGCTGGACCTGGTATCGATCCAGGCAACCGGCGGAATCTCGGGGGGATTGCAACGTGTGCTCGTCGAAAATGGCTACGACGGCAACCTTTACGAGCTTAACTCGGCTGTCCTGACCGTGCTTCACGACACTCAAGCGCTGCAACGATTCTTTGACCGCGAAGATATCTTCCGCGATGCCATCTGCACCGAAGCCCACTCGCCCCCCAGACGAAATATGGTCGTTCGACCATATCACTTACGTCGCCGAGAGTCGCAATTGAGATAATCCTCATCCTGGGTTTGCCTATCCCAGGTTGTCAAACCGAAATCGAAGCTGGTACCGTAGAGGGAATTGCCGTCGAATGACGGATGGAGACAGGATCGACTCGCTTCCCGCTCGGCACGGTTTTGCCCGGGAATGCGAACTTTTCGGGAACGATTGACCTATGGAATTTACCGCTGGCTTCGAGCACTTCGTTCGCACGGATGAACCTTTGGCACAATACACCTGGCTGAAACTGGGTGGAAGCGCAGAATATTTCGCCGAACCTACGACCATCGAAGAACTTGCTTCCGTCGTCAAACGGTGCCGCGAAAACGATATTCCGTGTCGCGTGCTGGGTGGCGGCTCGAACTTGCTGGTCAGCGACGACGGCGTTCCGGGCATGGTGATTCACCTGAGCCATCCCGTCTTCAGCGGGATCGAAGTTGACGGCAACCGTGTCACCGTCGGCGGTGGTGCCAAGCTTTCCCATGTCGTCAGCACGTCCGTCGGAGCAGGTCTGGCCGGTCTGGAAGCTTTGGCTGGTATTCCTGGCACCGTCGGTGGTGCCCTGCATGGCAATGCCGGGGCGAATGGCGTCGACATTGGTCAGCGGACGGTCGAAGCCAAGGTGATGACCCGCACTGGCGAAGTGCAGACCCGCACCGCCAGCGATCTGCAGTTCACCTATCGCCAGAGCAGCTTGGATGAACTAGTGATTCTAAGCGCCGTGTTCGAGCTGGACCCAGCGGACTCGCAGGAACTGACCCGCCGCATGCAAAAGTTCTGGATCGTCCAGAAGGCTTCGCAGCCAGGCGGATCGGACGCGGTCGGTTACATGTTCTTCGACCCACAAGGGCTTTCTGCCAGCTCGGTGATCGAGCAATCGGGGCTGAAGGGCACCAAGGTCGGCGGGGCCGAAATCTGCGGCGAACATGCCAATTTCGTCATCGCCAGCCCAGAAGCAACCGCCAGCGATGTTCGCCGGTTAGCCGAACTCGTTCAAAGCCGTGTGAAGGAAGTCAGTGGCATGGATCTGAAGTGCCAGCTAACCATCTGGTAGCAGCGGCACCACTCTTACGAGCAACCACCAGGAAGAGCGGAACATCGGTGGGCTTTCCGCCGTAAGACAAGTTTCGCGAACCGCAATCAAGTTGCCCGTTAAGATGAGCCGATCTCGAATCATGGGCAATTGTCGATTTCCATAAAACGTGTGGAGACGCGTTTATTGGAATCGAAAGATTCATTATGCTCTTCGCCATGCTGGCCGCTTTGCCGCCGGCATGCCATGGACGGGCCAACTTTTACAAGGATGTATCCAGTGAGTCGCAGCGATCAAACCCGATCGGGTTTGTTGAGCTTGGGTTCCCCTGCCGCGCGACAGTTCTTGCTGTGCGTCGCAATCATTGCGGCCTTCGTGCTTGTGATGGTCGCCGGCTGGAATCACTATGCCGACCAGTTCGCTGCCCGGGAAGAATTCCTGCTGTCGCCAAGCGACATTCTGATCACCACGCCGCCGGCATGGATTCAGTCGAACGTCCTGTCCGACTCTGTCGAAGAAGCGTCACTGCCGGAGCAACTCGATCTTCGCGATCGCGAGCTGACCTCGAAGATTGCCGCCACCTTCACGGCCCACCCCTGGGTGCGTCAGGTGCATAAAGTCGTCAAGCAATACCCGGCCAAGGTCTTGGTCGAACTCGAATACCGTCGGCCGGTCGCCATGGTGGAAGTCGAATACGTGGAAGCTGGTACTGTTAGCCGCGGCCTGATCCCGGTCGACGTCGAAGGAACCGTATTGCCAACGGGCGACTTTCCTCGAATTCAAGCAACCGATCGCTACCCACGCATCCATATCGATCTGAAGCGACCGATGGTCGAAGCCGGGATGAAATGGGACGACCCACGCGTTGCCGAAGCGGCCTCGATCGCCAGTTTGCTGGTAGGTCACTGGAGCGAATTGAAGTTGAACCGAATCGTCGTCAAAGAAGATGGCGGTCGGCACTACGAATTAGAATCCGACACCACCCGCATCATTTGGGGAAGTCCCCCAGGCCAAGAACTGCCGCAAGAGACGCTGGCGAACCACAAAGTTCAGGTGATGCTGCAGAAAGCAGCTGAGTCGGCCATCTCCGACAACAACGCCAGCCCAGCACTCGATCTACGAACGGCAGGTCGAGCATTGACCGGCACTGGCCCGGTACGCCGCTAGAGCAAACTGCTCATCTAATACGCTGCGATGAATCGGAGGAGAGATAGCTGGTGTCGCCTGCCTTCCCATCGGGCACTTGATTCCAACTGCTGTTCTCCGGAATCTCTGTGCGTCGAATTGCCACACTCTGGGGTGCTTCAATTCCGACTCGCACCGCTTTTCCCGTGACACGCAACACGACGACCGTGATGCCGTCGCCAATCTCGATTCTTTCACCAACGCGTCGACTTAAGACTAACATAGCGTCCCTGCCCAAGACCTTAACTAAGAAATATATCAGCGAGATGAATCTCACCTCGCTTCCGGTCGTTTTCGGTTACACGATGCTAGTCAGGTTGCGGCAGAACGTCAGACAGAAACCATGTCCGTTCGTTCTAACCGCGAGTATAAAAATCTCCATGCGGTTTACTACAAACAAAATGAAATCAGGGTGACATTTTCCGCAAAATAGTCAACTTTCTGCTGCAAGCTTATTGACGAACGTTAATACAAACAGTCATTCGCTTGGTATCTGATTCATGGTGTAGTACAGCACGTCATGCCAGAGCGGCTCACCATTCTCGTTGCGAATTCCCGGGAAATGGATTTCGTGAACGTGCCCTTCCTGGACTTTATCTAAGGTGATTTTCAGCGACTTCTTATCCGGAGCGACTTCGACTTGGGTCACTGCCGGCTTGGTATGGTCGACCTCAGGGCTACCGTAGCTCGACTGATAGATATAGGTATAGGTCTCGGCGACGATCGCATCGGCGGCCGTGGCGGAGGCAGCATCGATTGGCTTCGTGAAATGGACGGTGAAGCCATCGGGATTCGCTGTTACATTCAGCAAGTCGAATGGAACGACGCCGGTCCAGTTGATCCGTTCCAACGAGAACGGCTTGCTGCCGCGTGATCCCCAACCACGGTTGGTACCACCGACAAACAGGTTGCCATCTTCGGTCATCCAGATTGGCAAGGTGCCGGAGCCGATGTCCTTCAGGAACGGAATGCACGCCCCTTGGTAGCGGCCATTCACTTCTTCCATAACGACACGCATCACGGTGCTGTGCGACTGATCGCCCACCATCATCTGGCCGGCGAATGGCCCGAACTTGCCTTCCGATCGATCGTAGTCGACACCACTGGCCGACTTCCCCATCTTGTCGTAAGGGAACAGAACAGCAGCAGGCATGTACTCAGGGATCTTCTTTGCTTCGACATGGAAGCGACTGTTGCTTTCCGGATCTTGTGGGCGATCGCCCATCTCTGGTGCGAGCTTGTACCAATCGTTGCCGCCTGGGTGACCGACGAACTTGCCGGGCACCAAATGCTTTAAACCACAGGTACCGTTCCAGGGACCTTGGTTATCGGTATAGAACACATCGCCGGCGGCGTTCATGCCGATACCACCAGGGCTACGCACACCACTCGTTGTCGCCACGGTGGTGCCGTCTTCGTTCACACGCATACACCAGCCGCGAAATGGAACCTGACTCGAGAACGAACCGGTCAAGCAAAGCGTGACCCAGATGTTCCCTCCCTGATCGAAGCGCGAACCGAAGGCGTATTCGTGATAGTCACCCGACACGCCCCAGCGATCCGAGACGATCTCGAATTCATCTGCTTCGCCATCACCGTTGGTATCGCGAATCCGCGAGACATCGGTTCGCTGCGTCACGTAGAGCCAGCCATCGCGATAAGCGAGGCCAAGCACTTCGTGCAGACCATGAGCGAACAGCGTGAACTTGGTATCGGTCTCTGGCGAACTGGCCTTCGGATTCGAGACCATGTAGATATCGCCGCGACGCGTGGCAACCGCCAACTTACCGTCCGGCATCATCTCTAGTGCGCCAACTTCCAGCACGACACCTTCCGGAATCGGAAGCGGCGTGATCTTGTAGTACTTTTCCTGCTCGCTTTCCTGGGCGAAACCCACGGTGGTACCGAGCAAAACCATCATCAGAGCAAACGTTGTATATCGAATCATGGCGATCCCCATGCAAAGGGTCAAACGGAGCAATCAGGTACCAGGGAGGTCTTACCAAACGTATTTCAGCGAGAACTGACGCGGACCGGCACCTTCCGGCACCTCGATCAACAGATCGTTTTGATCCGGTCGGACGATCCCCTTGGCTCCTTCGATTTGAACCTTGAGACCATCCCCCATCTGAAACCAGCCATCCTCCAGGGCATGAATACCGCCCCCTTGAAGTGCTCGGAAAACAAACGAACCAGTCGTCGGTGGACCTTCGACCGTGAACTCTCGAACCAATACCGGGAACTCACCCACCTTGTCGGCGTGGATGGCTTCCGCAATGGTTTGCTCGTCGAAGCGATAACGGAACGTTGGGTTGTTCGCTTCATCGAGGCGATAGCCTAAGAACTTGTAGCCAGCCTCCTTGCCCGACGTTTCCGGCCACTTGGCAGCAGCGTCTGTCAGCACTGCGAACGGTGCCTTGCCTGGCAAGTGGATGACGTTGTCACCCAGCGGAGGCTGGAAGCCCTGACCGCGACCGGTCCAGTGACGCGACGCATCGATGAACGCTCCTTGCCAGATCAAGGCCAGGTTCATGTCGTTGGCATCGAACGCAATGTTCGCCTTCTCAGGGAATCCGACCCCAATCGCACGGCTGCCCGCTCCTTCGATAAAGTTGCGATAGATCACAGCCTTGCGCCAGGCGATCAGCTCGATCGGCTGCTCACCCACACCAAACGGCTTGGCCGCTTTGTTCTGATCGCTCAGGTAGATCCAAATGGCTTCGACCTGTTGATCGGCATCGCCACTAAGAATATTCCGCATCACCGACTTGCCATTCGGCCAAGCCGTTGGCATTCGCGTTCCCTTGCGGAAGCGAGGTGGATCCATGACGTAGGCCATGAACCAGTCATGATTCAAACGGCGAGTCATCAGCGTCATGTCGATGCCCTGGACGCCAGAGGCCTTTTCACCATCGAACGTGTGGCACTTGATACAACCAAAGACCTTGTCACCCACCATGTGTCGTCCGGTCGCCTTGATGCGGCCTTCCGTTTCTGGGATCTCGATCGGTGGATGCTCCGGCAGCGTATCGAGCGTGGCGAACAATGGCTGCAACTGCCCCACATTCTGACGACCGAAATTCGGCATCACGGTCTTCATGTAAGGTCGATCCTTGGCACCTTCGCCTAGGATCTTGTTCATCCAGTTCGGCGTCAGCTTGGCACCGACACCGGTAAGCGTCGGTGGGATGCGACCTTCATCACCCATTTCGGCCTGGGTAGTGTGAAACAACGTGTCGAGCTGCGGATCGACACCGCCAATCTCGTTGCGTTGATGGCATGCATAGCAGTTGAAGGTTGCCAGGTGGCGTTGAACGCGTTGCTCTGGTTCCCAGGCCAACGTGTTGGCTTCTTTGCGATGCGAAATCGCCGACGCCAGGCTCTTGCGTTGGGCTTCTGTCAGGCGAAAGTCAGGAGCCCCTGTCGGCTCGGCGGCCAGACAGCCCTTGCTGATTTCGAGTTCCGCCAGGTTCGGGCCCTTCAAGATCGAGCGATCCGCTTTGGTTCCTTCCAGTTTGTGGCAGGTCGCACAGCCAAGCGAAACGAACTGAATCTGCCCCTTTTCTGCTCGCTGGGCATCGACCTGGAAACCAGGCGTACCGCTCGACTTTTCAGCAGGCTCGGGACTAAGCACGATAAAGTCGGCGACCGAAGCGTTTCGCATGCCGCGAGGGCCATCGAACAGCACTTCAAGCTCTTGCTCGCCGGCCCCTTCAAAGTATTCGACTCGCAGCGGGTGATACCCGGGTTCAAGTCGTACCTTACCGGAACGACGCCCTTTCGGATGAATCCCGTCGTGAATGACGACTTCCTTGCCATCGATCAGCAACCGGCTACCGTCGTCCGATTCGAGATGGAAGTTGTAATCCCCTTTCTGCGTGATGTTCAGAAAGCCCTCGAACACGAGACCGAAGTGATCTTTTCGCGGGGCAATGCCGACGTCGAACGACATCGTCTCGCCGGTATCGATGGGCTTCAGCTTCGAGAAGTCTGGTAGCTTGTCCCAGTTGCCTTCGTAGTAGGTGTACTTGATGTTCGCTGGAATCTCGACATCCAGATCCTGCAGCAAATACTGGGCGATCTTGTTGGCATCTTCCGAAGTAAGCCGCAGCGAAGGCATACGGCCA encodes:
- a CDS encoding CinA family nicotinamide mononucleotide deamidase-related protein, whose protein sequence is MIAEILAIGDELTSGQRLDTNTQWLSQQLEALGIEVLFHTTVGDDLEANIQVFKTALSRANLVIATGGLGPTDDDLTRQALANATSTHLKLDADSLEHIQRRFSMRGREMPPKNQIQAMFPEGSRVIFNPNGTAPGIDLDYSVGMHHSRFIALPGVPAEMKEMWTATVAPSLAGQGTAKKVIRHHVVKCFGVGESHMESLLPDLIKRGREPRVGITVHQATISLRITATGTEASQCEAAIADTVKQIHAAVGDLVFGEGDEELHDVIVRDLLAQGKKVATVESSTSGLLAFWLGAVDDQRQVFIGGQIKPPSELTTQEAVEKAAAAIRQQTGADYGLALGTFCEADSSDDYFVALASAEGVESKASGLAGHPEIWGPRMAKQGLDLLRKKLIAKA
- a CDS encoding YkgJ family cysteine cluster protein, with product MPSNSSATANAPTVTQTFYTAAREARDVVQRLLKRKREGLDWIDDLRELQQEFIQSSPQASQRECGAGCASCCLSAQVDVTGVEAIAASEFLRMCVSPEDLAKIETRLKRSTEIRRAQIKGQLPQRPVACGMLNSKGHCQIYAARPVICSGVFSTDRQACDDAIHAAETGDLSGSAPLDLVSIQATGGISGGLQRVLVENGYDGNLYELNSAVLTVLHDTQALQRFFDREDIFRDAICTEAHSPPRRNMVVRPYHLRRRESQLR
- the murB gene encoding UDP-N-acetylmuramate dehydrogenase, which encodes MEFTAGFEHFVRTDEPLAQYTWLKLGGSAEYFAEPTTIEELASVVKRCRENDIPCRVLGGGSNLLVSDDGVPGMVIHLSHPVFSGIEVDGNRVTVGGGAKLSHVVSTSVGAGLAGLEALAGIPGTVGGALHGNAGANGVDIGQRTVEAKVMTRTGEVQTRTASDLQFTYRQSSLDELVILSAVFELDPADSQELTRRMQKFWIVQKASQPGGSDAVGYMFFDPQGLSASSVIEQSGLKGTKVGGAEICGEHANFVIASPEATASDVRRLAELVQSRVKEVSGMDLKCQLTIW
- a CDS encoding carbon storage regulator, producing the protein MLVLSRRVGERIEIGDGITVVVLRVTGKAVRVGIEAPQSVAIRRTEIPENSSWNQVPDGKAGDTSYLSSDSSQRIR
- a CDS encoding c-type cytochrome — translated: MACHAQSNVDLGNLAPKSAPDLSTVGSRVRPEYLRAYLADPHQLKPGATMPDVLGGLPAEERAEAIENLTHFLASTGRLQEARRRGRDINDGKNLYHDIGCAACHGPREGSPPEVGQLKPLGQLEAKYSVPSLAAFLQDPLKVRASGRMPSLRLTSEDANKIAQYLLQDLDVEIPANIKYTYYEGNWDKLPDFSKLKPIDTGETMSFDVGIAPRKDHFGLVFEGFLNITQKGDYNFHLESDDGSRLLIDGKEVVIHDGIHPKGRRSGKVRLEPGYHPLRVEYFEGAGEQELEVLFDGPRGMRNASVADFIVLSPEPAEKSSGTPGFQVDAQRAEKGQIQFVSLGCATCHKLEGTKADRSILKGPNLAELEISKGCLAAEPTGAPDFRLTEAQRKSLASAISHRKEANTLAWEPEQRVQRHLATFNCYACHQRNEIGGVDPQLDTLFHTTQAEMGDEGRIPPTLTGVGAKLTPNWMNKILGEGAKDRPYMKTVMPNFGRQNVGQLQPLFATLDTLPEHPPIEIPETEGRIKATGRHMVGDKVFGCIKCHTFDGEKASGVQGIDMTLMTRRLNHDWFMAYVMDPPRFRKGTRMPTAWPNGKSVMRNILSGDADQQVEAIWIYLSDQNKAAKPFGVGEQPIELIAWRKAVIYRNFIEGAGSRAIGVGFPEKANIAFDANDMNLALIWQGAFIDASRHWTGRGQGFQPPLGDNVIHLPGKAPFAVLTDAAAKWPETSGKEAGYKFLGYRLDEANNPTFRYRFDEQTIAEAIHADKVGEFPVLVREFTVEGPPTTGSFVFRALQGGGIHALEDGWFQMGDGLKVQIEGAKGIVRPDQNDLLIEVPEGAGPRQFSLKYVW